Within the Gloeobacter kilaueensis JS1 genome, the region AACTGCTCTGGTGAGTGAGGCGGAGGCAAAAATCTGTGGGATTTGAGACTGGTTTCTCGGTTAAGCCAAGGACACAACCGCCCGCGCCCACCCCGGCTACTGCTCTGCGCGAGTACGTCCCACCGCCACCGCCACCGCCACCCCCGTTGCAGCCCTCCGACTACCATCGGACACGCCTGCTGTTGCTGCCCGCTGACGAGCGCTTGGACGCGATGCCGCCCGATCAGCTTGAGCAGGTCTGGCTCAAGTTTTGTCGTGATCCGCGTTATGCGACAGCCGAGTACCCCGGTCCTGCCGCCTTCGAGCAGGCCATGCGTAGATTGCTTGAGGACGCGATTTCAGACGAAACATCAATTGCGGAGGACGATTAGCAATGGCTCTACCCTACGATACTTATACGTACAAATTTATATGGAACGGAGACCGTCCGACCGCGCTGCCCGGTGGACTCGGCGCTCGCGGAGACGCTGTTTTGAAACCGGGCTCGAACAGCTTTTCAGGAGCCGACTGGGGTATCCTCCGCAGACACGCCGCTGTGTTGACTTTTCTCTTCAATGGTTCGCTGGTGCCCGACCCTGCCAATCAGCCGGACGATCCGAGCTGGTGGCCAGCCACGGCAACAAGTCCGGTCTATTTTGTCACCTTCAATGGCAAAAATTCACACACGTTTCCAATTGATTTCTTCCCGATTTTCAAGAATTTCACAACGCGGCAGCGGCTTACCTTTGCGCCGGGCGAAACAAAGCAGTTGCTTTTTGACACCCTCTTCGCTCTCAAAAACGATCCGACCGCAGTCGGCATGTTTACCTCTGGAAGCCTTGTCCTCGCCCCGTCTCCGGCCTATCCTCCCCCAGGACAGACAACCCCGACCGGGCCATTTTACGTGCCCTCAAACTAACTGCAAGGAGCTAAAAAGTGAGCAATCAACTAACTTCAGCCGAAGTCGAACGTCTGAGGCTCCTCCTGAAAATCTTCGAGACTCGCATCGATGAGCGCATCGTCATCGAGGAGAACCGGCAATCTACGCTCAGCTTCAAAGCGAGCAAACCGGCACCAGTAGAAGGCCCGGTGGGCGTTCCAGCCCACTTGATCGGTGCCGGTTGCAAACTGCGGCTCAGCGCAGAGGCCATAGAGCAACTTGGCCAAGGACCGTGGTACGCCGCCACTGTCGTCGATACAAGTTCTGGACGCCTTCAAGTCTGCAGAAGTGCAGCGTCGGAGGTGGTGGACATCCCCGCGAGCTGGGTTCTCGCCGCCTACGAGTTCGATCCGGAAGGCAGTTTTGTGCCGAAAGTTTAAGCCTTATCACTGGAGATCATATTGACATGTCAAACGAATATCGCGAAGACGCCGCCACTACCCGCCACCGGGCCGAAATCGAACGCATCAAAGAAGAAAACCGCTTGAGAATAGTCAATGCTTGGCACGAACCCTTTTTTAATCGGGCGCAGCCGCCTCAGCCGGTCAAAACCGACCCTCCGCCGAAAGTGCAGCGTCATGACAGCGAAGATGCTGACTACTACACCGACGAAGACGAATACCGCGAGGACGAGGATTCGCACCGCCGCCAGGCAGAAATCGAAGAACTCAGAGAAGCCAACCGCCAGCGGATGTGCAACGCCTGGCGGCAACCTCTTTCGAGCAGGCAGCCACCTACGGTCACTCGGATGGACAGCCGAGACGCCGACTGCCCCCCGGCTCTCCGACACTTGCTCAACGTGCCCGGCCATCGTTGGGACGTTGCTACCGGTCGCCTCGTCTTCGACGGCTGACAACCCAAAAAGCCTGCGATCGGCCAGATCGGGGGGAACCCTCCCAGAACTTTACAGAAAAAACTTTGGAGCACACCCCTCATGAACAGCGAGACACCTCAAGACCCGCGCCGGTGCGGGGCAAAGAACGGCCAGGGCCAGCCGTGCCGGAACTATCCGGTCCCCGGAGCGCGCCGGTGCAAATTTCACGGCGGGGCCAGCCTGGCAGGGCCGTCGCACCCCTCCTTCAAACACGGGCGGTACTCCAAGTTTTTGCCGGAGCGGCTGCGGGACCGCATGGCCGCCGCAATGGCAGATCCGGATCTGCTCAACTTGAGCGCCGAGGTCGCCCTCATCGACGTGAGGGTACAGGAGTTGCTGGAAAAGCTCGACACCGGTGAAGCCCCCCGGCTCTGGTCGGAGCTGGGGACCATCACCGATCGGCTAGAGCGGGCGGAGCGGGCGCGGGATGCGCAAGCCTTCGCAAAGCTGCTCGATGAGCTGGTCGAGACGATCCGCCGGGGCAGCGCTGCTGCTGCCGCCTGGTCGGAAGTGGCCAACTTGCTCGATCGCCGCCGGAAGATCGTGGATGCGGAAGGCAAGCGCCAGGCGCGCATGAAAGCGTTCGTCAAAGTTGATGAAGCGATGGCGGTGATCGCGGTGGTCGCCGATTCAGTCAACCGCCACGTCATAGACCCGGTCGCCCGCCGGGCAATCTCAGAAGATCTGGCTGCCGTCGTCAACCGGCCTGCCGCTGCTGAAAGCGATGATGAAGGTTGATAAAGGGTGACACCTGCGCCTGTTCAATGTTGCTTCGAGCAGGCGCTTTTTCTAATCAGTGAAACTACAGTTTGTGAAAATAAAACTATATCTTTGAAAAGCTAAAGTGCAATTGTGGTAGGCTTTTTAGCTCATCATGTCGTGTTTTCGAGTATTCTAGAGGTGTCTTTGAAAGTGAGTATAATTCATGGAACCTACAGCAGTTGTTCTTGAAGCTTTGCCGTCTGCTATCGAGCTTTTGACTCTAGCGAATATGGGTGATGCTCGCAAGCTTTTGAGCAGTTTGCCTGGCCCCGGCACCGCCACTATTGTGTCAGAGCGAACCTCTGAGGACGGCATCGGGCTGCGCCTGACCGAAAACGTGTGGTCTCTCGACTATGGCAACCGGTTACCGGTCGAATCTGTCGCGGCTGCATTGCTCGTCTTGATCGGCAAAGGAGCGCGCCTGCTGTGGTATCCAAGCCTCGGCACTCTCGAAGAAGGCTGCCTTGGTTACGAGCTGGGCTTTGACTCTGCGGGGCGCTTTAGTTGGGCGTGCGTCGAGCCCGACGTGGCGGCACGGTGGAACGCGGAGTGGAACGGGCTCTAGCCCTCTGCCAGTTTCGGCGGACTGGACCGGCAGGCTTTGCCTTTAGGATCAGACCGTGATGCCGCAGGAGCCTTTGAGTTGAGTACGGTTTACCGAGTCGATCAGGTCCACCTTGCTCCGGAGAAAGGCTACAGCGAGTCGAATAGCGGCTTTATCAATGTGGCCGCGATCCTGACGCGCACGGGTGTTTTTGAGTACGTCGATCCGCGCACGGGGGAGATCTGCCGGTTACAGCACCGTCTCGATACTGGAGCGGGGCGTCTACCGGGGCCAGCCGTACACCCACCGCCAGAAGAACATCCGCTACAACCATGTCTGCCTCACCGATAGCGGCAGGGGCGGGACACAGGTGAGCGTTCTAATGGACTCGTCAGACTTCGATCGGCGTGCAGCAATTGAGCGCCTGCGCGAGCAAAACCGCCAGCGGATGTGCGACGCCTGGCGGTGGCCTTGGTCCTGCTCTGGGCCTACTATCCTGCTCCCCGAGCAGATCGCCGACCTACTCGCCCTGCAGGCGCTGCAGAACATCGAGTATCCGCTGATTCTCTGTCTGTAGTCCCCGGATCTCCGACTGCATTGCATCCATGCGCTGGAAAGTGGCGAGGGCAATCCGGCTTACCTGCTCGACCATTCGGGTCAGGTCGCTCACCCGCTCAGAGAGGATACCCACCCGTTCTGTGAGGTCGGTCATCCGCTCAGAAAGAACGTTCACTCGCTCGGTGAGGTCGTCCATCCGCTGATTCGAGGTGGCCTGGGCTGTTTCAAGACGGGCGATGGCGGCGCTGTTGGCGGCAATCTGCTCGCTGTTGGCTGCCGTGAGGGCTTCGACGCGCTCCAGCCGCTCTCTCCAATTCTCAGGCTGGCCGTTGCTACTGGTCATCGTTATCCTCCCTGGCCCGCATCGTCGGGGATGTATTCGAGCAGATCGCCGGGCGTGCAATCAAGAGCCTGGCAAAGCGCATTCAATTGCTCACCATCAAGGCGCGGCATCGTATCCGAGGCCCGCAGACGAGATATGGATGTCTCGTGTAAATCTAGCGCAGAGGCCAGGTCACGGCCCGTAATGCGCTTGCGTGCCATCACTTCGCGGAGTCTCCAGCGGATCACTTTCGGGGCGTCGGTAAGCATGGCCATGTTCCCATAGACTCCCTTTATTGTAAAACTTTTGGCGCTACGTAGTAAACACTTAGCGCTTAGAGTTGACTTATTTGGCGTCACGCGCTAAAGTAATAGATAGTTAAAGAGAGCGGCTTTGAGTTTGGCGACCGGGCCGCTCTCCAACCCCAGAAAGGAGTTCACACCATGATCGCACAGTCCAACAGTCCGTACACCATCGCCGCTGCAGCCCGCATCCTGGGCGTGGCAGCCAGCGCTATCCGCGAAGTGCGCGGAGCCTTTAACTGCATCTTGGTCGTCTTCCGCCATGCCCGTGCTCGGTTCGTCTCGGCTGCCGCTTTCCTGGCCGACTTCGAGACGCAGCCGGTGGTGAACGCTGCCAAGTTGCCCGGCGAGGTCCATCCCCAGGGCGGCAGTCAGTACCTCGTCCGGGGCAGCAAGGGCGATCTCTACGCGGTCGATCTGCGCGCCGGTTCCTGCGACTGCGCGGACCACATCTTCCGGGGCCGCCGGTGCAAGCATCTGGTCTTGGCTGCAGCCTACCAGGCCGTCGAAGCGGTCGGGGTGGGCGAGGAGCTGGCCACCGCTACCGCCATCGGCCAGTAGGGGAGGGACGACATGCAACCGCAATTCATCAAGCTGGGCGATCGCATCCTCAATCTCGCCCACGTCGTCCAGATCGATTTCTACCCCAGTAAGGACAGCCTGGAGGCCCGCGTCATTACCACCGGCCAGTGGAGCTACGAGGGCGGCCAGGGAGAGCCAAACTACATGCTCTTCAAAGGACGGCTGGCGGAATCGCTCGCTAGCTACTTCGACACCGATGTAGCCCCTCCCAGCTTCCTGATCGATATCACCCACCTGGCCCCGCCCGCAGAGGAGCAACAGCCGTGATTCATCCCGAGCCGCTGGTGAGCCGCTATAGCCTCACCGTCACCTACGCAGATTGTCCCAGTGCTCCCATCGTCCAGATGCTCACAGGCCACGCTCTGGCCCGGCAACTGCCCTGGCTTGCGACGTTCGTCGGTCAGCCCTTCTACCTGGACTTCACCCACGATCTCACCCGCTATCAGATCGAGCCGGTCCTCGACGATGCACCACCGGCCCGCAGACTGGCCCGATTCCCTGCGCCGGTCCTAGCAAACGTCCGCTAAGTCAGCATCTGCCCTCAGCCCTCTGGGGGCTTTTTCTGCGGTCGAGAGCGGCGTCTACCGCCTCCCGCACTCCCTAGCCCCGCCGTCCGTCGTGGCCGGGAAATACCGAATTTTGTCGATTTTTAGTAAAAACACAAGTAAAACGATTCTGTAAAATGCTCCCAGAGCGGATCTTTTGCGGATTGCTAATCCGTTATAGGGCAGGTAACTCCCTATCGAGGGTTCGAATCCCTCCCTCTCCGCTCTATAACTTGGTTTCAGGCTCTCAGCCCGTCTGGTGTGCGTACTCTGCGCGCCCGGCACTGGCTTTTTTTTGCTCGATCGAACCCGCCGGAAGCGGCATGGCCAGCGTGAAGGCTAAAAATGTGTCGCGCGTGGCACGAATATCTATAAACCACCTGCAGCAAGCTGTTGCGGGGCAGGTAACTCTCTAGCCCACCCGTCGCCATCTGAGCCGACGGGCCAGCAGACTTTCTTCCCTTGCGGGTCCAACTCTGCGTTGCTATGATCATTTCAAATCACTAAATGTGACATGAAATGTCCAACGCACAACGCCCTTATCGTCAGGTCGCCCGCGCCGCTGCTGCCCAAAACCTCAGACAGCGGATCGTCATGGCTTTTCACGACCAGATGCTGACGCGCTGGATCGACGAGATCACCCTTGATGAGGTCGCTGCTGCCGCCGGAACAACACGGCGGACCGTCATTCGGCTGTTTGGGGGCAAAGAAGGGCTGCTGGACTCCGTCATCACGCTCGTCTGGGACAAGGCGACACCCCGCTTAGCCCTACCGAGCGATGCCACACTCGAGACGGCACTGGGCGCTCTGCTCGCCCAGTATGAGTCCGGCGGCGACATGACTATTCGCTTTATTGCTCAAGAAGGCCGTCACCCCTTATTGCGCGAGCCGCTCAACCAGGGCAGGCGCAATCATCGCGCCTGGGTTGCCGCGCACTTCGGCAATGCCGTCGGCAGTTTGGAGGAGCTGGAGCGAGAGCGGCAGATCGCCCGCCTCGTCGTTGCGACCGATGTCTACACGTGGAAATTGCTGCGGCGAGATCTTGGATACGCGCCGGAAGATGTGTCGGTCCTCATCGCCGGCATGATTACGCGAATAGTTGGAGCGTCGCTCCTCATCGTCGGCATGATTACGCGAATCATTGGAGGCATAACACAATGCAGGACAATCGGGTAACGACGCGCCCGCTCGTGGGCAAAGGACCGCTGCGGGTGCTGATGGTCCATTGGGACGGGGCGGGCAATCTCCCGCCCCAACGGGCACTGGCGCGCGAGTTGGCGCGCCGTGGGCACGCTGTTCACGTGCTGACCCACGACACCCAGGCAAGCGCCGTAATATCGGATGGCGGCACGTTCCATCGCCTGACGCTTGCGCCGCAATGGGACTTTGCCCAACCGCACATGGTCGAGGAGGAGATCACTGCGATCGTCCGGGATATCAGCGGCTCGCCCGCATTCGCGCAGGACTTTCTGGCTGCGGTCGATGCGCTGCATCCGGATGTTTGCCTGATCGACGCGATGCTGCTCACCACCATTCAGGCCGCAATCGAGAAACGGCTTTGCTTTGCCGCAGTGAACCACCTAGCCTGGAACCTCGATGGGGTATGCGCGGCGTTTCTTGGCTCGATTGCGGCGACTTTGCCTGGAGCGGCTGCGGGGAGTACGTTTTGGGATGTGCTTGACGACGTGCCCCTGGTGCTTGCCACCAGTTACCTGGACCTGGGCACGACCGCGTTCGTCGCCCCCCACGTTCACTTTGTCGGCCCGATCCGCGAACCTGTCACCTTGTCCTCCTGGCCCCGCAGATGGCCCGACCGGAAGCTGGTGCTGGTCAGCCTCAGCAGCGGGTTCCAGGGGCAGGAGGCGACGCTGAGGGCTATCTGCGAAGCCCTCGCGCCCTTGCCGCTCGAAGTTGTGGTGACAACCGGGCGCGGCATCGCACCGGATTCTTTACAGGCGTCCGGTGGACTGGAGGTGCGCTCGTTCGTTCCCCACGACGCGGTGCTGCCGTCGGCGGATCTGGTGATCACCCACGCGGGGCTTGGCACGTTGATGTATGCCCTTGGTGCCGGGGTTCCCTGCCTGTGCCTGCCAAATGGGCGCGATCAAGACGACAACGCGGCCCGCGTGGCGGCCCTTGGCCTGGGTCGCAAGCTCCCGCCCTCTGCGACGCCAAACCAGATCCGTAGCGCGGTCGCAGCGGCGCTGGAGGACAACCTGATGCGGGAAGCGACTCGGTCTTTCGCCGGTCGAGTGGCGCGCTTTGGCGATCTGACGCGCGCGGCCAACCTGGTGACGGCGCTACCATCGTCTACCTGCGTGGCGCGCAATCTCCCGCGCACTCGGATGAGCGCACGCAGAGCCTGCTGAGCATTCTCGCTGGTTCTCACCTTTAGACACCCTCTAAGGGGCCGCTGAGGAGAAATCTGCTCGCCAGAGGTGCAGAGCGCGGATTGCAAACTGCCGCTGGCGTCTATCGAGCAAATCGATAGTCCACTGTTCAGGGGCAATCTCTGGGAGCTGTTTTGTGAGGATATAACCGCTATCACCGTAGACAACAACCTTCTCACCGTAGGGAGCGTTTCCAAGTTGACGGTTAAGCGAGGTCTCCAGCAAGGTGAGATTGCCCAGCCGCTCGACTACGCGCTCCCA harbors:
- a CDS encoding HGGxSTG domain-containing protein; translation: MNSETPQDPRRCGAKNGQGQPCRNYPVPGARRCKFHGGASLAGPSHPSFKHGRYSKFLPERLRDRMAAAMADPDLLNLSAEVALIDVRVQELLEKLDTGEAPRLWSELGTITDRLERAERARDAQAFAKLLDELVETIRRGSAAAAAWSEVANLLDRRRKIVDAEGKRQARMKAFVKVDEAMAVIAVVADSVNRHVIDPVARRAISEDLAAVVNRPAAAESDDEG
- a CDS encoding DUF2213 domain-containing protein is translated as MSTSIRARGRSAGYSTVSILERGVYRGQPYTHRQKNIRYNHVCLTDSGRGGTQVSVLMDSSDFDRRAAIERLREQNRQRMCDAWRWPWSCSGPTILLPEQIADLLALQALQNIEYPLILCL
- a CDS encoding helix-turn-helix domain-containing protein, whose protein sequence is MLTDAPKVIRWRLREVMARKRITGRDLASALDLHETSISRLRASDTMPRLDGEQLNALCQALDCTPGDLLEYIPDDAGQGG
- a CDS encoding zinc finger SWIM domain protein, whose product is MIAQSNSPYTIAAAARILGVAASAIREVRGAFNCILVVFRHARARFVSAAAFLADFETQPVVNAAKLPGEVHPQGGSQYLVRGSKGDLYAVDLRAGSCDCADHIFRGRRCKHLVLAAAYQAVEAVGVGEELATATAIGQ
- a CDS encoding TetR/AcrR family transcriptional regulator: MSNAQRPYRQVARAAAAQNLRQRIVMAFHDQMLTRWIDEITLDEVAAAAGTTRRTVIRLFGGKEGLLDSVITLVWDKATPRLALPSDATLETALGALLAQYESGGDMTIRFIAQEGRHPLLREPLNQGRRNHRAWVAAHFGNAVGSLEELERERQIARLVVATDVYTWKLLRRDLGYAPEDVSVLIAGMITRIVGASLLIVGMITRIIGGITQCRTIG
- a CDS encoding glycosyltransferase encodes the protein MQDNRVTTRPLVGKGPLRVLMVHWDGAGNLPPQRALARELARRGHAVHVLTHDTQASAVISDGGTFHRLTLAPQWDFAQPHMVEEEITAIVRDISGSPAFAQDFLAAVDALHPDVCLIDAMLLTTIQAAIEKRLCFAAVNHLAWNLDGVCAAFLGSIAATLPGAAAGSTFWDVLDDVPLVLATSYLDLGTTAFVAPHVHFVGPIREPVTLSSWPRRWPDRKLVLVSLSSGFQGQEATLRAICEALAPLPLEVVVTTGRGIAPDSLQASGGLEVRSFVPHDAVLPSADLVITHAGLGTLMYALGAGVPCLCLPNGRDQDDNAARVAALGLGRKLPPSATPNQIRSAVAAALEDNLMREATRSFAGRVARFGDLTRAANLVTALPSSTCVARNLPRTRMSARRAC